A portion of the Glandiceps talaboti chromosome 13, keGlaTala1.1, whole genome shotgun sequence genome contains these proteins:
- the LOC144444834 gene encoding dual specificity protein kinase CLK2-like isoform X2: protein MPTEMPRACREKSRSRSRRCSYHRHKRRRRSSSNEKYSRTARHKHYNYSEAERRERSFTPERQLIRDHYYDRNDGYYAYYSRDRYYDECRYKSREDSYNRRHRRKRRKHHSHSRSGTKSHRDPRPTNVEDDEDGHLIYHHGDWLQARYEILHTLGEGTFGKVVACRDNQNGQKVAIKIIKNIEKYREAAKLEINVLEKINERDPDGEYLCVKIFDWFDYHGHVCIVFEMLGLSIFDFLKENNFLPYSIDQVRHIAYQLCRAVRFLHKHKLAHTDLKPENILFKNSDYDIQYNAVEKQDERKIKNTEIRLIDFGSATFEWEHHSTIVSTRHYRAPEVILELGWNHRCDIWSIGTIIFELYAGITLFQTHDNKEHLAMIETVLGQIPSEMIEKTKKGKYFNGGVLDWDRKSSAGRYVRENCIPLKKCMFSQNEEHQKLVDLMGQMLQCLPEDRISLKDALRHPFFDKLPSSMKTRYPSQRSQHDKECRDMPISNSCSCSRCRHEKRYCFACGGIHSPVQETSR from the exons ATGCCAACAGAG ATGCCACGGGCTTGTCGAGAAAAGTCAAGAAGCCGTTCAAGGCGTTGTAGTTATCACAGACACAAAAGGAGGAGAAGATCTTCCAGCAATGAGAAATATTCAAGAACGGCACGACATAAGCACTATAATTATTCTGA AGCAGAAAGGAGGGAGCGTTCATTTACACCAGAAAGACAACTTATCAGGGACCATTATTACGACAGAAACGATGGCTATTATGCGTATTACAGTAGAGACCGTTATTATGATGAATGTAGGTACAAATCAAGAGAAGATAGTTATAATAGAAGACATCGGCGCAAACGACGTAAGCACCACTCCCATAGCCGCAGTGGAACG AAGAGTCACAGAGATCCTCGGCCAACGAACGTCGAAGACGATGAAGATGGTCACCTCATCTACCACCATGGCGACTGGCTACAAGCTAGAT ATGAAATTCTTCACACGTTGGGAGAAGGAACATTTGGAAAAGTGGTGGCATGTAGAGATAATCAGAA TGGTCAAAAAGTAGctataaaaattataaaaaatattgaaaaatacagAGAAGCTGCCAAACTAGAAATAAATGTGCTTGAAAAGATCAATGAAAGGGATCCAGATGGTGAATA TTTATGCGTCAAGATATTTGACTGGTTTGACTACCATGGACACGTATGCATAGTATTTGAAATGCTGGGACTTAGTATTTTTGACTTTCTT AAAGAGAACAATTTTTTACCATATTCTATTGATCAAGTTAGGCACATAGCGTATCAACTTTGTCGAGCTGTAAGAT TTCTTCATAAACACAAGCTAGCACATACAGACTTGAAACCTGAAAATATCCTCTTTAAGAATTCAGACTATGACATTCAGTACAATGCTGTAGAG AAGCAGGATGAAAGGAAAATAAAGAATACAGAAATAAGGTTGATTGATTTTGGCTCAGCTACTTTTGAATGGGAGCATCACAGTACAATTGTTTCAACAAGGCATTACAGAGCACCAGAAGTTATTCTAG AGTTGGGATGGAATCACCGTTGCGATATCTGGAGTATAGGCACCATAATATTTGAACTTTATGCAGGAATTACATTATTCCAG ACTCATGACAACAAGGAGCATCTTGCCATGATAGAGACCGTACTTGGGCAAATACCTTCTGAAATGATTGAAaaaacaaa GAAAGGCAAGTACTTTAATGGTGGTGTGTTGGACTGGGACCGTAAGAGTTCAGCCGGAAGATATGTAAGAGAGAATTGTATACCATTGAAG AAATGCATGTTTAGTCAAAATGAAGAACATCAGAAACTTGTCGACCTGATGGGACAAATGTTACAGTGTCTGCCAGAAGATCGTATTTCACTGAAAGATGCACTGCGACACCCTTTCTTTGACAAATTACCATCCAGTATGAAAACAAGATACCCTAGTCAGAGAAGTCAGCATGATAAAGAATGTAGAGATATGCCAATAAGTAACAGTTGTAGTTGCAGCAG ATGTCGGCATGAAAAAAGGTATTGTTTCGCGTGCGGTGGGATACATTCCCCAGTACAAGAAACCAGTCGATAG
- the LOC144444834 gene encoding dual specificity protein kinase CLK2-like isoform X1, whose translation MLMNYVVIRAIITQQGFGRISGCCPRRTAKEVAKTDFFGDTFRGFFGTMPRACREKSRSRSRRCSYHRHKRRRRSSSNEKYSRTARHKHYNYSEAERRERSFTPERQLIRDHYYDRNDGYYAYYSRDRYYDECRYKSREDSYNRRHRRKRRKHHSHSRSGTKSHRDPRPTNVEDDEDGHLIYHHGDWLQARYEILHTLGEGTFGKVVACRDNQNGQKVAIKIIKNIEKYREAAKLEINVLEKINERDPDGEYLCVKIFDWFDYHGHVCIVFEMLGLSIFDFLKENNFLPYSIDQVRHIAYQLCRAVRFLHKHKLAHTDLKPENILFKNSDYDIQYNAVEKQDERKIKNTEIRLIDFGSATFEWEHHSTIVSTRHYRAPEVILELGWNHRCDIWSIGTIIFELYAGITLFQTHDNKEHLAMIETVLGQIPSEMIEKTKKGKYFNGGVLDWDRKSSAGRYVRENCIPLKKCMFSQNEEHQKLVDLMGQMLQCLPEDRISLKDALRHPFFDKLPSSMKTRYPSQRSQHDKECRDMPISNSCSCSRCRHEKRYCFACGGIHSPVQETSR comes from the exons ATGCTAATGAATTATGTCGTCATTCGCGCTATAATCACCCAACAAGGCTTTGGCCGTATTTCAGGTTGTTGTCCTCGCCGTACGGCGAAAGAAGTGGCCAAAACGGATTTTTTCGGAGACACGTTTCGGGGGTTTTTCGGCACG ATGCCACGGGCTTGTCGAGAAAAGTCAAGAAGCCGTTCAAGGCGTTGTAGTTATCACAGACACAAAAGGAGGAGAAGATCTTCCAGCAATGAGAAATATTCAAGAACGGCACGACATAAGCACTATAATTATTCTGA AGCAGAAAGGAGGGAGCGTTCATTTACACCAGAAAGACAACTTATCAGGGACCATTATTACGACAGAAACGATGGCTATTATGCGTATTACAGTAGAGACCGTTATTATGATGAATGTAGGTACAAATCAAGAGAAGATAGTTATAATAGAAGACATCGGCGCAAACGACGTAAGCACCACTCCCATAGCCGCAGTGGAACG AAGAGTCACAGAGATCCTCGGCCAACGAACGTCGAAGACGATGAAGATGGTCACCTCATCTACCACCATGGCGACTGGCTACAAGCTAGAT ATGAAATTCTTCACACGTTGGGAGAAGGAACATTTGGAAAAGTGGTGGCATGTAGAGATAATCAGAA TGGTCAAAAAGTAGctataaaaattataaaaaatattgaaaaatacagAGAAGCTGCCAAACTAGAAATAAATGTGCTTGAAAAGATCAATGAAAGGGATCCAGATGGTGAATA TTTATGCGTCAAGATATTTGACTGGTTTGACTACCATGGACACGTATGCATAGTATTTGAAATGCTGGGACTTAGTATTTTTGACTTTCTT AAAGAGAACAATTTTTTACCATATTCTATTGATCAAGTTAGGCACATAGCGTATCAACTTTGTCGAGCTGTAAGAT TTCTTCATAAACACAAGCTAGCACATACAGACTTGAAACCTGAAAATATCCTCTTTAAGAATTCAGACTATGACATTCAGTACAATGCTGTAGAG AAGCAGGATGAAAGGAAAATAAAGAATACAGAAATAAGGTTGATTGATTTTGGCTCAGCTACTTTTGAATGGGAGCATCACAGTACAATTGTTTCAACAAGGCATTACAGAGCACCAGAAGTTATTCTAG AGTTGGGATGGAATCACCGTTGCGATATCTGGAGTATAGGCACCATAATATTTGAACTTTATGCAGGAATTACATTATTCCAG ACTCATGACAACAAGGAGCATCTTGCCATGATAGAGACCGTACTTGGGCAAATACCTTCTGAAATGATTGAAaaaacaaa GAAAGGCAAGTACTTTAATGGTGGTGTGTTGGACTGGGACCGTAAGAGTTCAGCCGGAAGATATGTAAGAGAGAATTGTATACCATTGAAG AAATGCATGTTTAGTCAAAATGAAGAACATCAGAAACTTGTCGACCTGATGGGACAAATGTTACAGTGTCTGCCAGAAGATCGTATTTCACTGAAAGATGCACTGCGACACCCTTTCTTTGACAAATTACCATCCAGTATGAAAACAAGATACCCTAGTCAGAGAAGTCAGCATGATAAAGAATGTAGAGATATGCCAATAAGTAACAGTTGTAGTTGCAGCAG ATGTCGGCATGAAAAAAGGTATTGTTTCGCGTGCGGTGGGATACATTCCCCAGTACAAGAAACCAGTCGATAG